The Gammaproteobacteria bacterium DNA window CACATGGTCGATCCGCCAGTGATCGGCCGGAAACGCCAGCCGGATCCTCACGGACGCCTCCGTCCGGTCCGGGCTCACGGGAACGACGACGGCGACATCATCCCACGCCAGCGGCCCTTTGTCGGGAATCCGGGCAACCTCACGCCATGTGCCGCTCTCGAGTACGCTGGCGCGCATACCGAGGTTGTCGGCGGCCCACTGGCCGAGTTCGACCGCCGGCCCGATCTCCCCAAGATCCTGGCCGAGCCAGTCCAGTGCACGCGCCCCTCGGTCGCCCAGCATCATGTCGTAGAAGAGCACCGTGGCGAGCAGGCTGTTCCTCAGGCGCAGGTGCAGCCCGATCTGCCCGGCCTCCAGGGGAACCGCTACATCCAGTTCGATATGGTCCTCGACCTCCCCGGGACCCGAAGCTATGGCATCCTCGATGCGGGACACGGAGCTGGTGTACAGGATTCCGTCCGGCCTTGAGAGCAGCTCCGTCACGTCGCGGCCATCCCGGTCCGCAGCGTGCTGCAACGCGAGCGGGCTTCCGAGCCTGACGGGCCTTCCCTCGGGATCCGGGACCACCTGCTCGTGGGACGCGTGCCCGACTTCGATCAGTTCGAAGTGGTTGATGTAGTGCGTCTCCACCGCTTCGTTGCGAACCTCGAGACGTACCTCGCCCTGGTCGTCAACGCCGACCGCGAGTCGGTCGACATCTCGCGATTCGAACAGCGGAGCGATGCTGTATGAGAACGCTTCGGCCTCCAGCAATTCGACTCCCGTGCCATCCGAGTACACCGTGGGGCAAGAACCCCAGATCGCGGCAGCAAGACCAGCGCTCACCACGGTGATTGCCGCGGTGTGCAGGTAGACGGAAGCGATCGACTTAAGGATATCCGTTTCCGTCCTGAAGCTCTCCATGGCAAGCACGCTGTCCAGAGCGACTCCCAGGACGGCGCCGACGGGGTTGAGACGAATGTCGAATCGCGCCCCATCACCCGTTACCAGGCTGTTGTCGATCGTGACCCCGTCAGAGAATACGATCGTGGAACCGTCCACGAGGTGCGCCTTGACTGGCGACTGAACCACGCGCGGCCCGGCCAGCGGGACCGATTCGTACCGGACGTTGGTCACGCACGAACCGATCGCGGCTACCAGAACCGCGGCGCCGATGGCGGCGCGGAACGGGTGGCGTACGCGGAGAACGTGTAGGGCACTACCAGCCGAGACCCAAACCATTGTCGCTTCCTTGAACTGAACTGCAGGCGAACGTGTCCCAGCCGCGTCCGGTCACCGCAATACTCGTATCGACGAGATTACGTCGTCCCAGTTCCGAATTGAGTCGTGGGGGATACCTAATGGTGGTAGTGGGATCCGGCTGAGGTCCGGGATGTCGGACGTGACGGTGAGGCTGTCCCCCCGGAAGGTATCGTGCACATATAGGACCGCCTGCCATCCATCGGCGACTCTGATGGAAGAAACGCAATCGGTCCAATATTCCTGACCGAAGATCTTGGTGGCGCAGTCCGACGCAGCGGGTTGAGGCTCGTCGTCCACCCGCCGGAGGTCTCTCACGTCGTTGACAAAGACCCGGTGCGGACCGCGGTAGTCGGCGCGCGCGAATACGATGATGCCGGCGCTGGGGACGAGTCCGACCGGATCGATCGGACTGCCTTCGCACCCTGCGAGCAGCAACAGCACGAGGAACGAGGCTGTGAGGTGCGTTTCGTTGAGCCGGCCGGAACCCATCAGCGGATGCCGGGCTCCCGCTCCGCCATCCTGGCGATCAGCCGGTTTCGCGGCATGCGCTCGATGAGAGCCCTGTGTCTCGTCTCCTCCAGATCCTCCCGCAAACTCGCCCGCAGCGCGTCGCCGGCTTGCCCGGTGAAACCGGTCACACCCGTCACAGCGGCCGCCCCATCGCGTCCGATGCATTCCTTCAGGTTGACGGTGCCGCCCGTGGACGTGCGTTGTGGATTCACCCGTAAATTCCAGAGGAGTCCCCACAGCCGCCATGTCGCCGGGATGCAGCCGGAGAAATAGTTTCGGCGGACGTCGCCGGCGGGGAGCAGGGGCGGCGAGCCTGTCAACTCGTTACCTGCAAGGGAGATGAAGCTCTCGACCTCGTAGAGCGAAAGGCTATCGAGTTCGGCCGGTGCCGGGCCCGAGAAGCGGTTGTTGTCCGCGAACAGGAAAGCCAGGGGGTATCGGTCACTGTCCCAGTCATGCAGGAATGCCGACCGCACGAACTCCCCCGATATCGGACCCGACAGGTCGTTGTCGTCCAGCCACAGGACTTCCAGCACCTCCAGGTCGCCCAGCTCCGGCGGGATCGAACCGGTCAATTGATTGTCCTGCAGTTCCAACGCCCTGAGGCTGTCGAGCTGGCCCAACTCCGGCGGAATCGAGCCCGTCAGCCGATTGCCGGAAAGGGACAGGTCCATCAGCCTGGACAGCTCGCCCAGCTCCGGCGGGATCGACCCCGCGATTTCGTTGTCGTTGAGGAGCAGGAACCTGAGATTGTCGATGTCGGTCAGCTCTGGCGGGAGCTCGGTCAATTCGTTGTGGGCGAGGGTGAGGAACTGGAGGTTGGCGAGGCCGCCAAGTTCCGATGGGACGTCAGCCAGGTTGTTTCCCGAAAGGTACAGCACTTCGAGATTGCCCAGGTTGCCAAGTTCCGACGGGACGCTGGTCAACTTGAGATCTTCGAGGGTCAGTACCACGAGGTTGTCCAGGTCGCCAAGTTCCGGTGGGATGGAACCCGTCAGTTGATTCGCGCCCAGCCACAAGGCCAAGAGGCCATCCAGTCCGCCGAGTGCCGATGGGATCGATCCTGTCAACTGATTATGGCTTAGCGCCAACGCCTCGAGGTTGGCCAGTTCGGCGAGTTCGACAGGGATCGATCCCGTCAACTGATTCCCGGCCAGCATCAACTCCTCGAGATTGGCCAGCTCGCCGAGTTCGGCGGGGATCGATCCCGTCAGTTGGTTCGAGACCAGGTACAACGAAGCGAGATTGCCGAGATCGCCCAGCTCCGGCGGAATTGAACCCGTCAGCCTGTTCTCATCGAGATCCAGGACTTCGAGGCTGGACAGGTCGCCGAGTTCCGCCGGGATCGACCCCGTCAGTTGGTTTGCCCAGAGATTCAGCCAGAGAAGGCTGGAAAGGTTGCCGAGCTCCGCCGGGATCGACCCCGTCAGCCGGTTGAAAGAGAGGTCCAGGTCCTCCAGGTTGCCCAGACCGCCCAGTTCTCCCGGGATTGAACCGGTCAACCGGTTTTCGGGGAGTTGCAGCTCCACCAGTTTGGTCAGGCTCCCGAGTTCCGGCGGAATCGACCCGGACAGGTTGTTGTAAGGCAGCCACAAGGCCTGCACCCGGCCGGCCGTGTCCACGCCGACGCCTTCCCAGTCGGCGATCGACGGTTCGGACATCCAGCCGCCCTGGTAATCCCAGTCCGGACCTCCGGTGGCGTGATAGAAGACCTCGAGGATTTCACGGTCTGTCAGCGTATCGGTCACCGCATTCCGAGCCT harbors:
- a CDS encoding leucine-rich repeat domain-containing protein, encoding MAPIAEAAPYAEAQARNAVTDTLTDREILEVFYHATGGPDWDYQGGWMSEPSIADWEGVGVDTAGRVQALWLPYNNLSGSIPPELGSLTKLVELQLPENRLTGSIPGELGGLGNLEDLDLSFNRLTGSIPAELGNLSSLLWLNLWANQLTGSIPAELGDLSSLEVLDLDENRLTGSIPPELGDLGNLASLYLVSNQLTGSIPAELGELANLEELMLAGNQLTGSIPVELAELANLEALALSHNQLTGSIPSALGGLDGLLALWLGANQLTGSIPPELGDLDNLVVLTLEDLKLTSVPSELGNLGNLEVLYLSGNNLADVPSELGGLANLQFLTLAHNELTELPPELTDIDNLRFLLLNDNEIAGSIPPELGELSRLMDLSLSGNRLTGSIPPELGQLDSLRALELQDNQLTGSIPPELGDLEVLEVLWLDDNDLSGPISGEFVRSAFLHDWDSDRYPLAFLFADNNRFSGPAPAELDSLSLYEVESFISLAGNELTGSPPLLPAGDVRRNYFSGCIPATWRLWGLLWNLRVNPQRTSTGGTVNLKECIGRDGAAAVTGVTGFTGQAGDALRASLREDLEETRHRALIERMPRNRLIARMAEREPGIR